A region of Spiribacter roseus DNA encodes the following proteins:
- the hflD gene encoding high frequency lysogenization protein HflD, giving the protein MASPEQARAAAMAAVFQALDGVRDIADRGQHDAEATRTCLRGLLGDYSGSVTGLYGGDASLRRGLDLLISHLAQPQSMHLTRYLVAVLQLERRLRRDRARLTALAAGLERTRHQADYFGQIDHDSVIHHLGDLYSEHISPLRPRIMVQGHAHHLQDSRNAALIRALLLAAIRAAGLWQMNGGGRLRLVLGRRALIETARTLKAAA; this is encoded by the coding sequence TTGGCGTCGCCTGAGCAAGCCCGTGCCGCGGCGATGGCAGCGGTTTTTCAGGCGCTGGACGGGGTGCGCGACATCGCCGATCGCGGTCAGCACGATGCCGAAGCCACCCGCACCTGCCTGCGCGGACTGCTGGGCGATTACAGCGGCTCCGTGACCGGCCTTTACGGCGGCGATGCCTCGCTGCGGCGGGGGCTGGATCTGCTGATCAGCCATCTCGCCCAACCGCAGTCCATGCACCTGACGCGCTATCTGGTCGCCGTCCTGCAGCTGGAACGGCGGCTGCGTCGCGACCGCGCCCGCCTGACCGCCCTCGCCGCCGGACTTGAGCGCACGCGCCACCAGGCGGATTATTTCGGCCAGATTGACCATGACAGCGTCATCCACCATCTGGGCGACCTGTACAGCGAGCACATCAGCCCGCTGAGGCCCCGGATCATGGTTCAGGGACATGCCCACCACCTGCAGGACAGCCGCAACGCGGCACTGATCCGGGCCCTGCTGCTGGCGGCCATCCGGGCGGCGGGACTCTGGCAGATGAACGGCGGCGGCCGACTGCGCCTGGTGCTCGGGCGTCGTGCCCTCATCGAGACGGCCCGGACCCTGAAGGCCGCGGCGTGA
- the acnA gene encoding aconitate hydratase AcnA, which translates to MSNSYNARGTLDVKGKQYEIYRLDALKDQYDIDRLPFSLKVLLENQLRKEDGKNIGPEQIKAIAEWDPHGGPGNQVSFMPARVVLQDFTGVPAVVDLAAMRDAMKRLGGNPDLINPLEPADLVIDHSVMVDHFGTSNALDLNSKIEFKRNEERYKFLRWGQKAFSNFRVVPPGTGIVHQVNLEYLSKGVFTKETENGTQAYPDTLVGTDSHTTMVNGLGVLGWGVGGIEAEAAMLGQPITMLVPEVIGFRLSGELREGATATDLVLTVTEQLRKKGVVGKFVEFFGDGLDNLPLADRATIGNMAPEYGATCGIFPIDKETIEYLRVSGRDQETIDLVEAYAREQGMWRETGSREAEYTDVVELDLGDVVPSIAGPRRPQDRIPLTNAKSAFLEYLEEELTARGTMPDAEEARFEGEGGSTAPGQALWHEKGAIKVNNEGEEFMLKHGDVVIAAITSCTNTSNPAVLVAAGLVAKKARERGLTSKPWVKTSFAPGSQVVPAYLGEAGLMEPLQALGFDVVGFGCTTCIGNSGPLPEPISEAIREGDLNVAGVLSGNRNFEGRIHPDVPANYLASPPLVVAYALAGSVAKDIAHDPLEYDADGNPVYLKDIWPSQKEISDIIEEYINYKMYREQYANVFEGSKTWRELPAPEGQTYEWPDSSYVRNPPYFEGMDMEPGDISEIKQARCLVKVGDSITTDHISPAGAIKADSPAGEYLRSLGILPQDFNSYGSRRGNHEVMMRGTFANVRLKNQLAPGTQGSWTTFFPTGEQTSIFDAAMRYKEQGTPLVVLAGKEYGTGSSRDWAAKGTALLGVRFVIAESYERIHRSNLVGFGVVPLQFAEGENAESLGLTGEETFSVGSLDSEPDSVTVRAVTPDGEVKSFEARVRIDTPTEWGYFRNGGILHYVLRDLAQRSHQAA; encoded by the coding sequence ATGAGCAATAGCTACAATGCCCGCGGGACACTGGACGTCAAGGGCAAGCAGTACGAGATCTACCGCCTCGACGCGCTCAAGGACCAGTACGACATCGACCGGCTGCCATTCTCGCTGAAGGTGCTGCTCGAGAATCAGCTGCGCAAGGAGGACGGCAAGAACATCGGTCCCGAGCAGATCAAGGCCATCGCTGAGTGGGATCCGCATGGCGGGCCCGGCAACCAGGTGTCATTCATGCCGGCGCGAGTCGTGCTCCAGGACTTTACCGGTGTGCCGGCCGTCGTGGACCTGGCGGCGATGCGCGATGCGATGAAACGCCTGGGCGGCAATCCCGACCTGATCAACCCCCTTGAGCCGGCGGATCTGGTCATCGACCACTCGGTCATGGTGGATCACTTCGGCACGTCCAATGCGCTCGATCTCAACAGCAAGATCGAGTTCAAGCGCAACGAAGAGCGCTACAAGTTCCTGCGCTGGGGTCAGAAGGCCTTCTCCAACTTCCGCGTGGTTCCGCCCGGTACCGGCATCGTGCATCAGGTCAACCTCGAGTACCTGTCCAAGGGCGTATTCACCAAGGAAACCGAAAACGGCACCCAGGCCTACCCCGACACGCTGGTCGGCACCGACTCGCACACCACGATGGTGAACGGGCTTGGCGTGCTGGGCTGGGGCGTGGGCGGCATTGAGGCCGAGGCCGCCATGCTCGGCCAGCCCATCACCATGCTGGTCCCCGAAGTGATCGGGTTCCGTCTCAGCGGCGAGCTGCGGGAAGGCGCGACCGCCACCGATCTGGTCCTGACCGTGACCGAGCAGCTCCGCAAGAAGGGCGTCGTCGGCAAGTTCGTCGAGTTCTTCGGCGACGGCCTCGACAATCTGCCCCTCGCCGACCGCGCGACCATCGGCAACATGGCGCCGGAGTACGGCGCGACCTGTGGCATTTTCCCGATCGACAAGGAGACCATCGAGTATCTCCGCGTCTCAGGGCGTGACCAGGAAACCATCGACCTGGTCGAGGCCTATGCCCGCGAGCAGGGCATGTGGCGCGAGACCGGCTCGCGCGAGGCGGAATATACCGACGTGGTCGAGCTCGATCTGGGCGACGTCGTACCCAGCATCGCCGGTCCGCGCCGGCCGCAGGACCGGATCCCGCTGACGAATGCCAAGTCGGCCTTCCTCGAGTACCTCGAAGAGGAGCTCACCGCTCGCGGCACCATGCCCGATGCCGAAGAAGCCCGCTTCGAGGGCGAGGGCGGCTCCACGGCCCCGGGTCAGGCGCTCTGGCATGAGAAGGGCGCCATCAAGGTCAACAACGAGGGGGAGGAGTTCATGCTCAAGCACGGCGATGTCGTCATCGCCGCGATCACCTCCTGCACCAACACCTCCAACCCGGCCGTGCTGGTAGCCGCGGGGCTGGTCGCCAAGAAGGCCCGCGAGCGCGGCCTGACCAGCAAGCCGTGGGTGAAGACCTCGTTCGCGCCCGGCTCGCAGGTGGTGCCGGCCTATCTCGGCGAGGCCGGGCTGATGGAGCCGCTCCAGGCACTCGGCTTTGACGTGGTCGGATTTGGCTGCACCACCTGCATCGGCAACTCCGGGCCTCTGCCCGAGCCGATCAGTGAGGCCATCCGCGAGGGCGATCTGAATGTCGCCGGCGTGCTGTCGGGCAACCGGAACTTTGAGGGCCGCATCCATCCGGACGTGCCGGCCAACTATCTGGCCTCGCCGCCGCTGGTGGTGGCCTATGCCCTCGCCGGCAGCGTCGCCAAGGACATCGCCCACGATCCCCTCGAGTACGACGCCGATGGCAATCCGGTGTATCTCAAGGATATCTGGCCCAGCCAGAAAGAGATCTCGGACATCATCGAGGAGTACATCAACTACAAGATGTACCGCGAGCAGTACGCCAACGTGTTCGAAGGGTCAAAGACCTGGCGCGAGCTGCCGGCGCCGGAAGGCCAGACCTACGAGTGGCCGGATTCGAGCTATGTCCGCAACCCCCCCTACTTCGAGGGCATGGACATGGAGCCGGGCGATATCTCGGAGATCAAGCAGGCACGCTGCCTGGTAAAGGTGGGCGATTCAATCACCACCGACCACATCTCCCCGGCCGGCGCCATCAAGGCGGACAGCCCCGCCGGTGAATATCTGCGCTCGCTGGGTATCCTGCCGCAGGACTTCAACAGCTACGGCTCCCGGCGGGGCAACCACGAGGTCATGATGCGCGGCACCTTCGCCAACGTGCGGCTGAAAAACCAGCTGGCACCCGGCACGCAGGGCAGCTGGACCACGTTCTTCCCCACCGGCGAGCAGACCTCGATCTTCGATGCCGCGATGCGCTACAAAGAGCAGGGCACCCCGCTCGTCGTGCTGGCCGGCAAGGAGTACGGCACCGGCTCGAGTCGTGACTGGGCGGCCAAGGGCACTGCGCTGCTGGGCGTCCGCTTCGTCATCGCCGAGAGCTACGAGCGCATCCACCGATCCAACCTGGTTGGCTTCGGCGTGGTTCCGCTGCAGTTCGCCGAGGGTGAGAATGCCGAAAGCCTTGGCCTGACCGGCGAGGAGACGTTCAGCGTCGGCAGTCTCGATTCAGAGCCGGATTCGGTCACCGTCCGGGCAGTGACGCCGGATGGCGAGGTGAAGAGCTTCGAGGCACGGGTGCGCATCGACACAC